CCGCTGGTTATTTTATTGGCATCATAAGCTACATTGGTGATTTGCACACACCCAGTTGTTGAAGTTGGTGTTGAGGCTTTTCTTCTGAACATGTCTTCCGTTATTATAACATCAGGCAATGTAAATTGATGCTGCTTATTCTCAGAAAGCAGTTTTACTGGTTGATTTGGTGCATTATTGCCGCTGCTCATCTCAGGAATTACAACGCCATTCTGGTTTGTTACAGTCCATCTCAATTGTTTTGTATAAGAGCAGAACTCTCCAGCTCCGCCAGCGCAATATTCATATTGGCGCTCTTTCGCATCTGTAGGCAGTTGCTGCGCTATTCTCGCAGATACTTGCAACTTCTCATCTTTTTTGAAAGGCTCTGCTTTTACATAAGGATCGCCATCAAAATACGCCTCTCCTATGTTTTGGCCGATGTTCAATCTGCACAGATAGCTCGCAGTTCCTATGTCAAAGCTGCAGAATGCCGGCGGATTTCCGCCTTCCTGCGTTATGCTGCATTCCTGCTTGTCTGTCCTGGTTGCCCCGGTATTGTCAGTCCATGTCCATTCAAGGACAGCTGTATCATACCTTACTTTTGATTCTGTTAATGGAACATAGGTGTCGCTGTCTAAGATTTGTCCGGAGGTCAGAGTTCCTGTTCCGCCTTCTGCAGCAACACCCATGGTCTGCTCTGCGCCGGTGCAGTCGCACTTTCCCCCTGCGAAATTAGTTGTATCGCAGGTATATCCGCTTGAGCATTTCAGATAAATTCTGTAACTCAAAGGAGAGCCTGCAACCAATCCGATTCCAAGATGATAACTCCATGTTGTCAATCCAGATGGATTGCTTACAGGATTATACGCAATAAATCTTCTTGTACATGGATATAATATCGGCTGGCTTTGTATACTGACTGAAATGTTCTCATTCAATAATGTATTTACATCAAGATTCCAGTCGCCAGTGAATGCAAACAGGCAGATTGCATGAACTAACTTTCTTTCAGCAAACATTGTGCGCCATATTGTTGAGCCGCCGTATCTGCCTGATATTGATTTCTGCACACCTGTTCCTGCAGATGTCAAAGCTCCCAAAAATCCTCCAATGCCTCCGGCAGATCTTCCGCCAAAGCCCGAGCTGTATTTCTTTGTAAAGCACTTTATAAGATCATAAACAAGATCGCACACATACTGCGTCAATACTGCCTGGCATATTCCCGGATTTCCGTCTCCCGTCAATAAGATTGTGTTGAAGCATGTTCTTATAGCATCCATCATGGATCTGTAAAGCGAAAGATAGCTTGTGATCCCCGGCAGGCAGACGCATTGGATTGATCTTAACAAGCCAGAGGTCGGATCAACAATGTATTTCTTGTCTGTTGTGCCAAGGGCTGATAAAATATCATTGAATACTTTATCGGCGTTTGTTGTAGTACTGGGAGTAGAATAACCTGCGTTGGTTACTGATGGGTTTGCTACATTCTTATAATCAGTTCTAAATGCATCAAGAGCAGTTTTATACGCTGGCTGTTCTTTATCTAATACCTGTAGATCTTTGAATATACTTGTCAGGTCTTCATCAGGAATGAATTCAGAAACTTCTGTTAATGGAATATGCCCTACTGCTGTTGGTATTGCTGCCGCTGTAATTTGTTTTCCCTGGAATGTATAGCCTCTCTTGACAGTATTTGTCGGCGGTTTGGTTGTATCGTCAGTCGTTATGCTGTAGAATATAGCCTCTCCATGCACATCTTTACTTTCTATTTTATGGCCTTCCTTATAATTTCCCAAGCCGCTTACAAGCTGCGGCGTTGCCTTTCCCTGAGGATCGCAGAATCCTGCAACAGAATTAAAGATCTTTCTCGGAGTTGTACAAACATTCTTGTCATCAGGATTAACCAGACAGTAAGATTCTTCTAATTCATTAAACCCGAACTTAGGATATGCTCCGCAAGCAGAATCCCATTCGCGCATGTATTCAAAGCCGCAGCAAGTTTTATCATAAGGATGAAGTTTTTTGCACTCTTCTGCAGATAAAGGAACTGTACTAGAAGAAGTCTCGCCTTTGTACCATTTATAAATGTCTTCCACTTTCTTTGCACCAACACCGCCTGTTGCCGTGTCTATATCAACAAGCCCGCAGTCAGAATTTGCATTAACAACAAGATCTTTTGCACTAACTATTGTTGTTTTTTTACCGAGATCCGTTTGACCAAATAAATCTATACTTTCTTTTTTCTTTTCTTCAACATAATTCTGCAATGTAGGCGCAGCAGGGCAGAATATCCTGTCGCAGACCCAATGCATTGTCTGATCCCAGCTTATTCTTCTTTGTATTGAATCGCTGCAGGATTTGCATGCCTGATTCTTTCCGTTGTCATCGCTTGCAGTTGGCGAGAATGCTTGGTCGCACAACCCCTGCTCTGCAACCTTTTTCATAGTGCCGCTGCCGCCAACAAGATTCTTTAATATCTCCCCTAATCCGCCTGAATACTCACAGTTCCATTTTTCATTGAACCAGTTGAAGAAGGAATATGCCCATGATCCCATGCAGCCATAAAACACCCATGTCTTGACCTGATTCAAAGGCTTCAATATCATATCTATCAATTCTATTGTTACATTCAGCAATTCAACAGATGAAGTTAAAAATGCCTTTGGAATTTTATCTGAGGGCGCTCTTCTGTCAATATTGACAATCACATCCCAGCACTGCTTCTGAGTCAGTGTCTGCGTTTGCGTCAAAGTTCCCTGCGTTCCTCCGACTCCTGGCGAGATGCTGTAGCCTGGAAGATTCGGGTCATGAAACCTTATTGTGAGCAGCAAGGGAATCTTAATGCAGCCCATTCCCGGGACAGGGCATTCATCGCTTCTGTGGTCGCTTAGATTATTTTCTTTCTCAAGTGATGTGTTGCCTTTTATTATTGAATCGAGCCTTTTTATTTTGAGAATAACGTAGCCTGTTTTTTTGTCGCCGCTCCATATTGCCTGCGAGCTCTGCAGCCAGTCTTCATCATATTTTTCCTTCTGCTCTGCGCTTAACGGCATTATTTCCACAGTCGGGTTAGCTATTATATTTCCGTCCAGATAGCCGCTTTGCCATCCTATCTGGGAAGTTATCCCGATCTGCGACATTCCAATAAGCATCAGCTTCGGAGTGAGCATATCAGGAGTGGCTTCGCTTATGTTGACCTGCCACCATGCTCCGAATCCGCACTGCGTGTATTTTATATCGCCCATAACAGGAGTGC
The Candidatus Woesearchaeota archaeon DNA segment above includes these coding regions:
- a CDS encoding fibronectin type III domain-containing protein, coding for MKANKKEITALFLIALMLLLPVYSANALTISNIRVKNLTSSSADILWDTDAAADSKAIYGNYSYRDFSVSDAALLTEHALTLPDLLPDSKYYYSITSASGSDSAAIGGDTYYFYTNVGDIIAPVISTILVSTTETTATISWTTNEASTSKIYYGGTTDLGSEVSVGGMLTQHNVQLTDLTNNTQYFYIANSCDAYNNCANSSLLSFVAQYADTTPPFINATIPTLYGSSQLDISGRTKQYTTVQLYQNDVLKRALTTDYNGTFLFPAVVLDPAVVPNKIRLHAKDASGNENDANYNITVDLTYPYLDIAPIPQISPVQTLKVNGTVDKNSTIKFYVSLESFDTTPPPAVENVSQSIVTASSIKIIWNPVNVTDLSKYAVYRTDVGRIATRLANDFTDVMVSTNKTYAYQASAVDASGNEGQKSAMLYATTLAGGSVITQLPPVVDFDIITPRTILNNVHGNFSTGLSLQNGYNKIKIEATDNIGHVTIQENTTLFDPNPPVIVENNLGALSPSYIPDVTVKGKVSKNATVYVYVNYDDESTPSYEKVTEPDGTFSVDISLTKEGTLEEYETTGIAGTPSTGLSGEYSPAYVNKIKLIAKDSVERESTPVMGDIKYTQCGFGAWWQVNISEATPDMLTPKLMLIGMSQIGITSQIGWQSGYLDGNIIANPTVEIMPLSAEQKEKYDEDWLQSSQAIWSGDKKTGYVILKIKRLDSIIKGNTSLEKENNLSDHRSDECPVPGMGCIKIPLLLTIRFHDPNLPGYSISPGVGGTQGTLTQTQTLTQKQCWDVIVNIDRRAPSDKIPKAFLTSSVELLNVTIELIDMILKPLNQVKTWVFYGCMGSWAYSFFNWFNEKWNCEYSGGLGEILKNLVGGSGTMKKVAEQGLCDQAFSPTASDDNGKNQACKSCSDSIQRRISWDQTMHWVCDRIFCPAAPTLQNYVEEKKKESIDLFGQTDLGKKTTIVSAKDLVVNANSDCGLVDIDTATGGVGAKKVEDIYKWYKGETSSSTVPLSAEECKKLHPYDKTCCGFEYMREWDSACGAYPKFGFNELEESYCLVNPDDKNVCTTPRKIFNSVAGFCDPQGKATPQLVSGLGNYKEGHKIESKDVHGEAIFYSITTDDTTKPPTNTVKRGYTFQGKQITAAAIPTAVGHIPLTEVSEFIPDEDLTSIFKDLQVLDKEQPAYKTALDAFRTDYKNVANPSVTNAGYSTPSTTTNADKVFNDILSALGTTDKKYIVDPTSGLLRSIQCVCLPGITSYLSLYRSMMDAIRTCFNTILLTGDGNPGICQAVLTQYVCDLVYDLIKCFTKKYSSGFGGRSAGGIGGFLGALTSAGTGVQKSISGRYGGSTIWRTMFAERKLVHAICLFAFTGDWNLDVNTLLNENISVSIQSQPILYPCTRRFIAYNPVSNPSGLTTWSYHLGIGLVAGSPLSYRIYLKCSSGYTCDTTNFAGGKCDCTGAEQTMGVAAEGGTGTLTSGQILDSDTYVPLTESKVRYDTAVLEWTWTDNTGATRTDKQECSITQEGGNPPAFCSFDIGTASYLCRLNIGQNIGEAYFDGDPYVKAEPFKKDEKLQVSARIAQQLPTDAKERQYEYCAGGAGEFCSYTKQLRWTVTNQNGVVIPEMSSGNNAPNQPVKLLSENKQHQFTLPDVIITEDMFRRKASTPTSTTGCVQITNVAYDANKITSGGKISASSISINPNLMQCNDAFELVYNKASDKFGYRTGAYSDGPPPTFTSSVAADKITDCTYDFLNKKVTCSANIQVYINDKPSTDASTIFNYNPQAAQTTTIDSSFNCDNKEQPWNAVFALYDYKKDTATEQYVPSEQKTTYNGAIQEKSVNFKVICDPAAQGTGQTVSATVSSFTVDGKSTSPILLKKPGSYEIKLTTSSDMNSAYVIINNLQPPTPTVISTTDKKTSTYSWTPTLNDKHTFQGKALVAPANAEAFSQIITAYVWEKECSDKSNPAKKGVCLPPENSGACPTSFTQLTDLADTGKCDSGQICCQSP